The Hypanus sabinus isolate sHypSab1 chromosome 2, sHypSab1.hap1, whole genome shotgun sequence DNA segment AAGACAGAAACagcaaattttatcattttttgtCAAGGTTCAATTTATGTAAAATACAATAATGAAATGGAGGGACTTCTATGAACACAACTCCTCCATTATGGGGAGTATATGGTATTATTTCATACAAGTTACTGTAAGATTGGTATTTGTTATAACAACTAACAACTGTGTTGACACTTCTTGAACCAACTTGCAAAACCATAATCATTACAGTTTAGCAACAATGACCAACTTTatccactttgcactaaaatggactttgttttattgttctaattgtgctttcttgtaaaaattgtgtataatttacctTTAATTTATGTTTCTCTTGTGATGCTGCTGCTAGTAAGTTCTTCATTGAACCTGTACATATGACAAAAATCTCGACTTTGACTTTGAGTTGACCATTGAGTTACGAATAGCTCAATTTAAACTCAGTAGTGTCTAAATATCTACATTCTATGGTGTTAAGAAATAAATAAGGTAATTTCAAGCCTTTATTTATAAACATAATACTTCCAGTCATTAGCAGAAActtctgtatttcattgtaaAAAGAAATTTGTTTGATCAACTATGACTGCTGAAGCAGAATCAGCAGATTCAACAAGTTATTACAAAATAACCCATGTACCAAATTTCTATTCAACCTTACTTTtgtaataattaataaattaaGTATGTTGTTTTGTGAAGTTTGGCTTCAAAAGTATGGGTACGGGTACAATTAATAACACTTTTGTTTTGTAGTGTCATTTAGTGCAGCAGCTGGGACTTGGCCATCACCTGAGAGCACTGAATTTTGTCATTAATGCATTTGAGATGCTTGCCCCACAATCAAATGAATTGGTTGAAGTGACAGACACAATATTTGATGGAGTACAAGTCAGAGTGTTTGAACCCAAGGCAAAGCCGAATGGTGAACTAAGACGAAGCGTTATTTACATACATGGTGGAGGCTGGGCTTTGGGAAGTGCAAGTAAGTGAACTAGAACAAGAAGAAATAAGTTATTTCACCTTCCTTGAAATGTCCATAACACACGTCTTCATTTATAGAGACACTTTGAAAGGAGTACACTATTTAGACCTTGAACTTCTTCACTTGTACTGTCATTCAGGGACGTATTCCCTGTCCTCGGAAAGAAACTGTGCAAGAAGTGGAAATTCAGGGCCACAATGGCTTGCTTCATTCACTGATAAGCATTAATCTTAAAACCTGTCATCAGCATGAAAAAAATAACTTCCAAGTATGGTCCTCCCCTTTTATTTTGTGTTACTGTAGGAATGCGATCATATGACCACCTTTGCCAGAAGATGGCCAATATTATGAAGGCCGTTCTTGTCTCTATTGAGTAAGTACAGTATTCACAAAATAACAGGATAATTTTCCTGTCAATGTAATTTTAGGATTATGTTTTGTTTTGGTCAAAACATGGTCAGATAAATTGAAAATTGTTATACAAAATTTCATttcaaaatatatattgaaatttAAACTCCTAATTTTTATTTCAGCATTTGTATCTTTAAGGAAGGAAACCTGCTGACTGTGATAAAAATACAAATATAATAGTCAGCAAGGAGGAAGGAAAGGGGGAAAAAgcttagaattttttgaggaactcTTAACCAGAGCGGAGTAAAAGGGAAGCAATAAATGTATTTGTTTATCTAGAAGGAATTTAATTTTTAACACTTAAAAAATACTTGGGGAAGTAATTTGAATCTTCTAAGAACTTGTTGTCATTAGTAAGGATAGAAAATCTTGAGTGAAACTAGCCATTAGTGATCAAATACTAACTGGATTTGAGCAGACATTAAGCATTTATACCCAGAAGGAATAACACTACTTTCAGGCCCATTAATTTGGTCTTTTTAATCCCCATCCTTCAAACAAGAACATAAGTAAgaatataaaatatttaaattatcctCAAGTAGAAAGTGAATATTGTTTCTTGTTCTTTTGAATCATACTATTGGTAAAATCTTACAAGTCGAAGCTAACTGAAACTGCATTGCTCATTCTTAAACTTAGATACCGTCTTGTTCCAGAGGCTTATTTTCCTGAGCAGATAAATGATGTTTACAGTGCTACTAGATATTTTCTACAGCCTGAGGTCTTGTCACGGTATTCAGTGGATCCAAATCGAATTGCACTTTCTGGAGACAGTGCTGGAGGGAACTTGGCTGCTGCTGTGAGCCAGCAGGTAAATTGTGCATTACACAAACAGCAGTTATCTTATTTCAGTATCAGTTGACCTGCTACAGTTAATAAGCATGACACCTCTCACTGTAACATTTTACATTTTTGAAAATTGTAGATGTAtgtatttgtggaatttgctACTGTTGAGCTCAATTTGACTAAGCCTACAAACGTTGCAGTGGATTGGCCAGGTTTGACGGATGGTGCCTATATCCCCAAGGGCATTGCATGCAATGTGCTGGCTGCTGGATCCATCTTTCCTCTACAAGGACAACTGTAAACTACTTAGAATAGTGGGCATCAGAAAGGCAATGAGAAGATTgctacataaacacaagagattctgcagatgctggaaatacagagcaacacatccaaaatgctggaggaactcagcatgtcagacagcatttgtggagggaaataaacagacaACATTTCAGGCAAGATGGGAAAGCCAGGAGGTGTTGGGTGGAAACAGTGAAAGGctgaagagaaaggaatctgatgggagaggagagaggaccgtgggagaaaggggaagaggagcaccagagagaggtgatgggcatgtGAGAAGAAGAGGTGTAAGAGGGGAACCAGGACAGGGAATTAAAAAGGGATAAGGAGGGAAGgatttaccagaagttagagaaattgatgttcatgctgttaGTTAGAGGCCACCCGGAGGAAAGAAGAAGTACTGCTCCTCCAagcctgaatgtggcctcattgtggccgtagagaaggccatggatcatGCAAtaggaaatagaattaaaatggttggccaccaagaTATCCCATCTTTTGTGGCAGATGACATGAACGTGTTCGACATGGGAAGGTGGGACATAGCTGCTGATGGCTAAAGTCCCTGGAGGCTAACTGTTCAGGAAGACGAGAATTGGGTGAGACGAGGGCTCACAGAAAACCGAAGCTGGCAAAGTATACACTTCCTTTACCCAATGTTTTATAATTAGAAACTGCTATGATATATGGGGCTCCAGAGCTATACCAGATATTGTTCAACACATTTGATTAGCAGGACACAACCCATCACTCTTGCATATGGATGGCCACCAAACTTATTTTccaaaacatttaagaaaagtaatTATCTAAGCTGTAAAGGTAAATTATTGAACGTTTCTAAAAGTCTATACATTCAGTAATGTTTAATATCATCAGAAACTTGGGAACATTTTCTCAAATTTTCTTAGCATTTCCCTTAAATGTGTTTTCAATGTGTCAAATAAAATTCTTAATACAGAAGTATTGAGGCTGTTCTGAACTAATATCATTAACATGAAATATgtcgtgtatttaatatttcagtaatatttgaagaatattgtaaatatattgtttgattaagcattcttgtcaACTTAAATAATTCactgcaggttatatgtaaaaatacatgaattgcattcATCCTGACATTGCCTGTGGTACATGTGtgctcacttaaagtaaacacgaaGTTAGACTTGCATTTCAATCACTTTTGTTTCccaattagtttaatattttgggGTTACAAAATGTAATAAAATGTTTTCCTGCTTCACAACCCTTGcgtgcttggcctgctgagtattttcagcattttactTTTAACTTAGAGTTCCACAGCAAGGAAGAAGCAAGCTCTATAGCCCAACTCATTCATATTGTTCAAAGTGTCTGTTTGAGCTTGTCTGATTTAGCTGTATTTGGTCCAtgtatctttcctatccatgtacatgTCCATAATTTTACCACGTACCCCTCCCACCACTtcctgtggcagctcattccataagcCTGTGTGGAAAGACTTGCCACTTGTGTaccctttaaatcttttccctcatcTCAAACCAATAGTGTTAGACTACTCTATCATGGGATAAAAAGCCTGTGGCAATCCATCTTTTTTGTGCCCCCTTTTACTTTATATAGTTCTATAAATAATCCCACTGTCTTCCATCACTCCATAGAAAATAGTCCCTTCCTATCCATTCTATACTAATAACTCAAGTCTCAATCCCTGTTTCATTActtaatatatttttttctaatatattatttttttctgtccCTGTAGCTTGTTCTGGACAGAACTATCACCATCCGACTCAAGCTTCAAGCTCTTATTTATCCAGTGCTTCAGGCTTTTGACTTCAATACTCCTTCTTATCAACAAAATATGGCTGCACCCATCTTGAACAAACATGTCATGGCCCGCTTTTGGTTGGAGTATCTAAATGGTGATCCAGGATTTGTCCAGGCAATGTTGGTCAACAATCATACAGCTTCAGACCAAAGTCAGCTGACGTCCATTCGAGCTCGCTTAAATTGGACAACACTATTACCACAATCATTTAAAAAGAACTTCAAACCTGTTATCCAGGTAATGGGAAATCCACAGGTTATCAAGGAGTTGCCAACACTGATAGACCCAAGAGCAGTTCCACTAATTGCAGATAAAGAAattctgcagttgttaccaaAAGCTTACATTTTGACCTGTGAGCATGATATTCTGAGAGATGATGGAATAATGTATGCAAAGCGATTAGAAGATGCCGGAATAGAAGTGACCTTAGATCATTATGAAGATGGATTTCATGGTGCAATGATATTTGCACTGCCCCCTACCAGTTTTGTTGTGGGAAACAAGATTATGAACAACTATATAAACTGGCTCGATAAAA contains these protein-coding regions:
- the LOC132378938 gene encoding neutral cholesterol ester hydrolase 1-like is translated as MRATLGVILIVASLTAYYVYIPIPNSLSEPWKLMLLDATFRGVQDVCHLVQQLGLGHHLRALNFVINAFEMLAPQSNELVEVTDTIFDGVQVRVFEPKAKPNGELRRSVIYIHGGGWALGSARMRSYDHLCQKMANIMKAVLVSIEYRLVPEAYFPEQINDVYSATRYFLQPEVLSRYSVDPNRIALSGDSAGGNLAAAVSQQLVLDRTITIRLKLQALIYPVLQAFDFNTPSYQQNMAAPILNKHVMARFWLEYLNGDPGFVQAMLVNNHTASDQSQLTSIRARLNWTTLLPQSFKKNFKPVIQVMGNPQVIKELPTLIDPRAVPLIADKEILQLLPKAYILTCEHDILRDDGIMYAKRLEDAGIEVTLDHYEDGFHGAMIFALPPTSFVVGNKIMNNYINWLDKNL